The genome window GAACGGGCGGGTGCTGGTGGTTACCAATGAGAATAAAGGCGGAGATATTATCGCAGGTCTTCTTTCTGCCATCGGATATACACCCGTCGTGGTTTTTAATGCCGCCAACGCCTTAGTGAGGTTAACGCGGGCTGCACAGGATGGTTCTGATTTTGAATTTATTCTCTGTAACTATACGCTGCCGGGTTATGATGGATTCTCTCTTCTAAAGCAGATTAAAGAAAATTACCCCAGGCATCCGGCTCTCTTTATCCTCATCGGCAGAAAAAAATTAGCGCCGCTGAAATCAAAAATAACCGCCGCAGGGATTATGCCCCTTGCCAAACCCTTCTGTATGCGTTCTCTTATGCAGATGCTTGAGGTACTTCATCCTGCCGAAAGGAAACAGCAGGTCAGAACAGTAGCGGAGAATATACGCCGGCTGAAGATCCTTATTGCTGATGATAACCGGATTAACAGAACTGTGCTTACAGGATTCCTGCAAAAACTCGGCCACGATGTAACCGAAACTTCGGACGGGCAGGAGGCTCTTTCAGCATATATGAGCGATACTTTTGATATGATTATGCTTGACTGCCAGATGCCGGTTCTGGACGGCTATCAGGTCAGCAGAAGAATAAGGGAGTCAGAGGGTGAGAGCGGAAAACGGATTCCGGTTATTGGTGTTACCGCAAACAGCGGGCATGATGAAAAAGAACGGTGTCTTGCTGCCGGAATGGATGACTTTTTAGTAAAACCCTTTGAAATTTCCGACCTGCGGAGAACTGTTGAACTGAATACCGTTCAAAGCCAGGTTGAGGAATACAGTGACAGCGGCTTCGAAATTAATAATCCACAGATTACTTCTCTCAGAGAGTCTCTTGATAATGAAACGGTTGATGAACTCCTGGAACTTTTCCTGAATGATTTCCAGAACTACCTCGGTTCACTTTCGGTACGGATAGAAGCAGGAAACTTTAACGGACTTTCAGCCGAATCCCACACCATTAAATCCGGCTGCGCAAACATCGGCGCTGAAAAGCTGCGGAAACTGGTTGATAAACTTGAGCAGGAAAGTGATAAATCATCAAGATCCGAGATCCGCGCGCTGTTTAACAAACTTGCTGATGAATATATCTACGTCAAGCAGAAGATTAAGAATTATATAACCCTTAACGGGTGAGAGATAAGCAGTTTATTTCTGCTTTTTTTCTTCTTCCTTAAATACTGAATCACTCAGATCGCTGTTAACCTTATAATCTTTATAGGTCACTTTTACACTTCCTTTGGTCAGTTTGTTCTTCTTATCTTTTTTCTTCTCCCCGTCTTTCGGAGCATCACCGGTAAATCCGCGCGGAATGTTCAGACTTGATACGTCAAAATTAAACTCCATGGAAGAGGGAAGAGGAAATTTCTTAAGAAATGCTTCATCATAGGTGAACCTGATCGCAAATGTTCCGGAATTCTTGGTCGTTGATTCAATCTTTCTGATGATTGACTGCTCGGTATCAACCCATACCGTGGAGAGAATCACGTTTGAAGAATCTCCAAGGGGAATAACCTTCAGCCGGGCAAGTTTAATGCCGTCAACAGTTTCTTCCTTTTCATATATGGATGTGTAATTATCCTTCAGAAGGGATGCCGGGGATATGTTAAACCCTTCTCTCGGGAGGAGGGCAAAGCCGTCTGACTTAATCTTCATCTTGTTAGGCTGTTTGAAATAAAGTTTTCCGGTCACTTTAGGGGTTTTAAGAAACTCAATATCAATATCAACCGTAATGTCAGCGGAATAATCCTTGACAGTGTTATATCGGTCCTTTACTTTTTCCAGAATCTTTTGTGCATCCTGTGATTGAAGCGGGAGAATTGAAAAGAGTAAAACAAAAAGTAACAGGGTTGTTTTAAAAGTACGCATCAGCTTTGTATATCCTTCTTTTTGAAGATATAAAGGGTGATAAGGAAAAATGCGGCAATATGCCCGAGCATTACTGAAATTGCTGTGCCAAGTTCCGAATAGTCAACCGGCTCGGTGAAGAATATCCGCCATTTGTGCAGATATGCCGTAAACAGATAAGGCCGGATGAAAGCAAAGAACTCAAGATTAATGCTCTGTAAAATGAGAAACACAATAATGATCGCAAGTGTAGCTACAATCGGCCCGATTGCATTCTCAACCAGCGAAGAGAACATGAAGCCGAGTGCGGTCACCACACTCATACTCAGGGCGGCATAACCATAGGCAAGCATAAAGCGCCAGACAATATCATCCTTTGCAAAAATGGTTATGGTTTCACTTATCACAATCAGTTCTCCCGTTCCGAAGATAATGATGCTCAGGCCGAGACTTATAAGCGCAAGCCACAAGAGAATGATATTTGTGTAAATGATTCCTGCCAGAAATTTAGATACAATTACTTTAGTACGTGAGACAGGTCTTGTGAGCAGCATTCTGTAAGTACCTGCTGTGGCCTCACCCGCGAGCAAATCACCGGCAACCAGAGTAATAAGAAACGGAATCTGTAACAGGAGTGCATTCAGGACAAGATTTCCGATGAGATATCCGTTAAGGAAATTCCCCACGAACACGAAATTCTGCTGAAGGTTCTGTGTCAGGAAATCCAGATACTGCTGCCCGCGAAGCATCAGATCTATCTGAATAACAGGCACCAGCACACCTATGGCAATGAACCCTATATATGAGCGCCACTTGCTGAAAATTTTAAATAGTTCGATACGGAGCAGTGTCATCATTTTGCTGATACCTCCGTAAGTTTTAAGAAATACTCCTCAAGGGATTTCCTCGGACTGATTTCAGAAACCGCCAGACCGTTTTCAATAAATGCTTTGTTAATCGGGGCTATATCCTCCTTGCTGCTTCTGAGCAGGATTTTATCGATTGTTATCGAATCAATCGGTACTGAGGGAAACTTATCCCGTAAAATATTTTCTGCTTTCACTACATCATCCACTTCAAAAACAACATTAAGATGAGTGGCGTCAAGAAGATCCTGAACCGCTCCTTCAATCACGGTAGTCCCTTTATTCAGGATAACCATACGGTTGGCAACTAATTCCACTTCATAAAGAATATGCGATGAAAGGAAAATGGTTTTCTTTTTATCACGGCTGAGGTGGATGATTAAATCACGGATTTCTTTCATCCCCTGAGGGTCAAGCCCTGTAGTGGGTTCATCAAGGATAATCAGGTCAGGATCATGCAGGAGTGCCTGAGCGATGCCGAGCCTCTGCTTCATTCCGTGTGAATAGGTTTTTACTTTGCTTTTGTATCTTTTTTCCAGCCCGACCAGTTCCAGGATTTCCATGATTCTCTTTTTAGATGTATCACAGCCGGATATACTGCCGAGTATTTCAAGGTTACGGTAAGCTGAGAGATAGCCGTAAAAATCCGGCTTCTCAACAATGGCTCCGATTCTTCTGAGAATCTCGTTCCGGTGTGTTTCGAGCGGAAGACCAAACAGCTTTATTGTTCCGCGGGTTGGTCTGATGAGGGAAAGAAGCATCCGGATTGTTGTGCTTTTACCGGCTCCGTTAGGGCCGAGGAATCCGAATACATCCCCCTTATATACATTTAAGGTGAGGTTATTCACCGCGGTCAGCTCTTTAAATTCTTTGCTGAGCCCGCTTACTTCAATTATTTTTTCGTTATCCAAGTTCTGATTTTGCCTTTACTGCTTATCTAAACCTTCCGGATAACTGATTAGTTCAGTTTTATCCGGGGAAATCTACCGTGAATCCAATGCCTAACCGGCTGACCCGCTGAGCATAATATTCACTAAAAACATCGTTTCCGGTAAAATAGGAGAGGTAAAAGAGGACTCCTTTTTCGCTCCATCTGCCAAACTTAACCCCCGCCTGCGCCTGGGTTGAAAGAGTGTATTTTGGCAATCCGGTAATATTGGTATTCAAAATCAGAAAAAAATTAACCGGCTGGTTCATGAATGTGCCAAACAGTTCCGGATGATGATATTCGGCTCCTGCGATAAATGAAGCTCTTTTCAGTTCATCAGGTCTCCTGAGCACAGAATAGCTTCCGCCGCCGTAATAGCGCACCTGAGCCGGGGAATAATCTATAACAGGGGCATAAATAACTTCTGCAAAATCGCGGGTGTAGGGAATCGGGAGCCGGTTTTCCTTCCACCAGAGCGTGCTCATATCAAAAGCGCCATCCACAAGGTGCGCGCTGTTATGAATGTACCGGAAGCGCCAGTAGTCGGTGTTTTTGCCGCGAGGTATCCGGTAAGTCACATTTCCTCCGAAAAAGCCGTCAATTGCATCAATCTGAAGCCTGTATCCCTTATAGCTGGTTGAGTAGGCATAAGCCATGAATTCCGCCCCGGCTGAAATAAAGCCCTCTCCTCCAAAAGGCTTGTGATAACCCAGAATGTCAATCGAGTTTCCCATATCCACTTTGAGATTAGAGGTGGCAAAGTAATAAAGCACCCCCATCTTTGCTTCCTGAGCGTTTCCTCTGAGCGGAAGAAAATTCAGTCCTTCGGGGAGCAGCACCCAGCCTTTTTCAGGAGTCTGGGCCTCTGTCCGGAAGAATGAGAGAGCCAGGAGTAATAGTAGTACACTTTTTAACGGAACCGGGGGGAGTAATGTCATATAGCGGCGGAAAATCCTGTCCTGATTTCTGGTTATATTTAAAATTTGGAATTCGAAAATTACGGAATTACGCTTGAACGGTGAAAAAATACTGGTAACTGCCGCTCTTCCTTATGCCAACGGAAAAATACACCTTGGGCATCTGGGGGGGGCATACCTTCCTGCTGATATATTTGTACGCTACAAACGCCTTACAGGGGCAGATGTCCTTTTTATCTGCGGCTCTGATGAACATGGCGTGCCCATCACTATTACAGCCGATAAAGAAGGCGTTAAGCCGAAAGTTATTATTGACCGTTTTCATTACGCCAACAAAGAAGCATTTGAAAAATTCGGGATGGATTTTGATATCTACTCCCGCACCAGCATCGAAAAACATCATCAGGTCGCAAAAGAGTTTTTTCTGGAGTATCATAAAAACGGACTTCTGAGTGAACGCAAAACCCAGCAGTTCTATGATGAAAAAGCCGGGATGTTCCTTCCTGACCGCTATGTTGAAGGAGTCTGCCCCAACTGCGGCTACGAAAGTGCCAGAAGCGATGAATGTGAAAATTGCGGCGCTTTGTATGACCCCAATACTCTGATTAATCCTGTTTCAAAGATAACCGGTGAACGTCCGGTGCTGAAGGAAACATCTCACTGGTATTTCCCTCTGGAAAAGTTTCAGGAGCGGCTGGAGTCATATATAAAAGAATCAGACGAAAAATACGGCTGGAAAGAAAATGTTCTCCAATATTGCCGGGGATGGCTCAAAGGCGGACTGAGGGAAAGAGCATATACACGCGATCTGGACTGGGGTGTGGCAGTTCCCCTTGAAAACTCCCAGGGCAAAGTGCTTTACGTTTGGTTTGAAGCCGTGCTGGGTTATATCTCTGCCACCATGCAGCTATCAGAAGACCGAGGCACTCCTGATCTCTGGAAAGAATACTGGCAGAATCCGGACACCAAATACACTGCCTTTATAGGAAAGGATAATGTAGTCTTTCACACCATCATCTTCCCCGCGATGCTGATGGCATGGAATGATGTCCACTCGGATAAATATATACTGCCGGCGAACGTTCCAGCGAACGAGTTCTTGAATTACGAATCAAAAAAGTTTTCAAAGAGCCGCGGATGGGGAGTTGAACTTGAAGAATTCCTCGCTGATTTCAGCGCCGACTCACTTCGCTATGCGCTTGCCCTTTCGCTGCCTGAAGCACGTGATACTGATTTCCTCTGGAAGGATTTCCAGGCACGGCATAATAACGAACTTTCTGATATACTCGGGAATCTGGTTAACAGAACCCTCACCTTCATTCATAAAAACTTTGAAGGTAAACTTCCCGCGCCGGGTGAACTGAATGATCGTGACAGGGAAATCCTTGCCGTTGCCGCCGGTTACCCTCAGAAGATTTCTGACCTTATAGAGCGTTACCGGCTAAAAGATGCAGCGCTTGAGATGATGAATCTGGCCCGGATTACGAATAAATATTTCAATGATTCGGAACCCTGGAAAACGGTAAAGTCTGATAGAACCGCCTGCGGTACAACGCTCTTTGTCAGTTCAAAACTTATTCTCACCATAGCCGAGATTTTCAGTCCTGTTATACCGGAAATTGCCAAACGGATTTTTGAATTCTATAGCGCAAAACCGGTCGTCTGGTCTGCCTGCGGAGATTTCCCCCTTGAGCCAGGTCTTGAACTGAAAACCCCGGAAATTTTATTTAAGAAGATTGAGGACTCCCAGTTGGATAAATATCTCAGCCAGCTAACTCCAAAAGATGAAACACCGGCACTGCCGGAAGATCCTGAAATCACCATTGATGATTTCAGCAAGGTTAAACTGAGAACCGCAAAAGTGCTTGAGGCGGAAAATGTGCCCAAGAGTGAAAAACTTCTTAAACTGCAGGTAGAGGTGGGGGGAGTTAAACGACAGATTGTTTCCGGGATTGCAAAATATTACAAACCGGAAGAACTCATTGGTAAAAGCGTGGTGATTGTTGCTAATCTGAAGCCGGCCAAACTGATGGGACTTGAATCACGGGGGATGATTCTTGCTGTTGAAAATGAGGAGGGAAAACTCGATGTTGTGGAGACAGCTAAAAATATTAAATCAGGTACCATCGTAAAATAAAGGATCCGGAAATGAAGAACAGATTTTGGATTGTTCTTTCAGTCATACTGCTCACCTCTGCACTTGCCGCGCAGCAGGGAAGCGAAAAACTAACCCCCGGCATGAAAGCCCGTATTGCTGATAACAGCCCCGGCACAAGCCATCTTGTCTGGATTTATTTTACTGATAAAGGAGATATATCCGTCTTTAAGCAGGGGGACTATACTCCTGTTTCCCCGAAATCTCTTGAACGGAGAAAAAAAGTAACCGCGCCAGGCACGCTTCCTTATGATGAAAGCGATCTGCCGGTGAATTCACTCTATATAAGCCGTCTTGAGCAGAGCGGAATTCAGATTAAGCATATCAGCCGCTGGTTTAACGCGGTATCCGCTTATGCCACTGCCGCTCAGCTTCAGTATATACAATCGCTTCCGTTTGTGAAACTTGCGGATCCTGTAGCTCTTCTGAAAAAACCAGCACGCATCCAGGAAGATGAACCCGTTTCATTATTGAAACAGCCGGATGGAGTGTATGTGTTCAATTACGGCAATTCATTCGCTCAGCTGAACCAGATAAAAGTTCCGGAAGTGCACAACCTCGGCATCACCGGCCAGGGTGTTACCATCGCGGTTATGGATGCCGGTTTTAACCGTCTGTCGCACGAATCATTTAATACGATGAATATCATTGCCAAATGGGACTTCGTAAACAATGACCCCGGCGTCGGGGACTCAACGGATATGGGCTACGGCGGACACGGCACACAGACGCTCTCAACCATCGGCGGATTTAAGGAGGGACAGCTGATCGGTCCGGCATTCTCATCAGCATATATACTGGCGAAAACTGAAAACACCGACTCCGAAACTCCTATAGAGGAAGATAACTGGATAGCCGCTGCCGAATGGGCTGACAGTATCGGTGCGGACGTCTTCTCCACGTCGCTTGGGTATATCGGTTTTGATGCACCTTACCCTTCATACACCTGGCAGAGTATGGACGGCAACACAGCGCGCATTACCATAGGTGCAGATCTTGCAGTTAAAAAAGGAATTGTAGTGCTGAACAGTGCCGGCAATGAAGGATTTCATTCAACACAGAATACACTTGGTGCTCCTTCAGACGGAGACAGTGTTATAGCAGTCGGAGCAGTCGGAAGCACAGGCAACCGCTCCTCTTTCAGCAGTGTTGGCAACACCGTTGACGGACGCACCAAACCGGATATCATGGCCAGAGGAAGTTCGGTAACCGTGGCTTCTACATCTTCAAATACCGGATATACAACTTCAAGCGGCACATCGTTTAGCTGCCCTCTGGCAGCAGGTGTTGCTGCGCTGGTGCTCTCAGCGAACCCTACGCTCACCCCGATGCAGGTACGTGATGCTCTCAGAAATACTGCATCCAACGCTGCTGCGCCTAACCGTGAAATGGGTTGGGGTATAGTGAATGCTCTCTCCGCAATATCCTATTTTGTTACTCCGGTTGAAGGCTGGAGCATGCGAGCTTCATATATATCAGGCCGGCTGAACCTGGAATGGCAGACCACATCAGAAAGTAATAACTATGGTTTTGAACCGGAGTATTCGTTTGACCGTCTGAACTGGCAGTCCGCAGGATTTGTTGAGGGTGCCGGAACGACCATGCAGGCGAGAGTTTATAATTTTTCCATTCTGCTGAACACCACAGCATCAAAAATCTTTGTAAGAATAAAGCAGATTGATCTTGGCGGCTCATTCCGCTATATGAACGAAATAGAGATTGATAATATCCTTCCGGCTGAGTTTGCTCTGCTCCAGAATTATCCGAATCCGTTTAATCCCTCAACCCGGATGAAGGCGGATATTCCAGAGGCGGGAAACCTGAATATTGAGATCTATACCGTGACAGGTGAACGTGCAATGGTTCTCTTTAACGGAGCAGTTGCCCCGGGACAGTTCTCAGCTGACTTTACCCCTGCCGACCTTCCCGCAGGCATCTATCTCGCAAGAGCGGTATTTCAGGGAGTCTCAGGCCAAAAGGTAAGTCAGACAACAAAAATGACGTACTTAAAATAGACAGCTTTCGCTACAAAATTGAGGGAGGAGAATTTTCAAAAATTCTCCTCCCTTTTTTTATTTGTTGCGTCCTGCTGGGTCAAAATCTGAGATCCTGTTCTTAGAAGCCATTTTGTGACGATCCAGGACTTCCCCTGCGATTTTTTCATCATCTGGTGTCAGCCCCGGGGGGAGTAATAATGGATGCCCTTTTAAATCCTCCTCCTGGGGATGAATCCGGATCCAAAATCCTTGTTTTTAAGCCAAAATCGCAGACTTTTACAATATTTTGTCCCCTCAGATTCATAATTCATACTTTATAATTCATAATTCTTTTGCATTGTTTTAATACCCCTTTTTGAGGCATATTTGAGTTTGTACTTTTTTAAGATTCACACATTTTGGAGAACCATACGATGCCCAAGTTAAAAAGATTCATTTTCCTCGTTTTGTCAGGAATCATCCTTTACGGCTGCTCCCCTGAACACTCGAAGATTGTCGTAGCGACATACGGTGATTCTCAGATAACCATGGCTGAATTCGAAAAAGCGTACGCCAAAAATTCCGGCGGTACCGATAAGGCAAAGGATGATTCCCTTGCCGCTTACAAAAACTTCCTCGATCTCTACGTTAACTTCAGCATGAAGCTGAAGGATGCCGGAAGAAGAGGGTATGATGCTGATAAGGAAATGCAGGCCGAACTGCTCGACTATAAAAAGAAAGTCGGCGTTACGTATATTCAGGAGAAGCTCCTGATTGAACCGAAACTGCTCGAGCTCTATAATATGAGAAAAACCGAGTATAAAGTCAGTCACATTATGATCCGTCCTGACAGCACCGGTGATGAAGCAGCCCGCAAAAAAGCTGAAGAAGTGATAGCAAAATACCGCGCAGGTCAGTCCTTTGAGACTCTTGCTGAAGAATATTCTGACGACACATATTCCAAAAAACAGGGAGGAGATATATATTATATCACCGCCGGAACCATCATCCCGGAGTTTGAAGATCCTGTGTATGAAACAAAAGTCGGCGAGATTTATCCCTCAGCAGTGAAAACCAAATATGGTTATCATATAATTAAAGTTACCGAGATTCGTGAGAGAATTCCGCAGGTTAAAGCAAGCCACATTATGGTTGATTTTTTTGATGCTGACGGCAATGCAGATTCAGCTGCAGCAAAAGCCAAAATTGACAGTATCTATCAGCTCGTGTTAAACGGTGCTGATTTTGCTGAACTGGCACGCCAGCACTCTGAAGATCAGGGAACTGCCCGCAACGGCGGTGATCTCGGATTCTTTGAAAGAAGAATGATGGTTAAAGAGTTTGATGAAACTGCTTTTAACCTTCTCCCGGGCCAGGTTTCAAATGTTGTTAAAACCGGTTACGGATACCACATTATTACGGTAACTGAACGCAAACCTTACCCCACATTTGAAGAGGATAAGGAAAATCTGAAACGCATTTACAAGAATACACGCTATGAGCGTGACTACAGCAAACTGATTGCTGACCTGAAAGTGAAATATAACTATACGGTTAATGAAGCGGTAGTCGACGAAGTTGCCAAAAAAGCAGACAGCACCCGCGTTAATGATGAATTCCGCAATGCTGACTGGCCGGAACTGAAAGCCAAGCCGATTCTCAGCTTCGGTACCATTCAGGTTTCTGTAAATGAATTCATGGAAACTCTTATGCCGCTGCCTGAGTTTGCCAACCGCCTGATCAACCGCCTTCTGATAGAAGAAGGGCTCAGAAAATTCAGCGGTGACCGTGTTATTGAAATTGATGCTCTTAATCTTGAGCAGACCAACAGTGATTTTGCCGATCTGATGGCTGACTATAAAAATGGTATATATATCTTTAAACTGCAGGATCAGGAAGTCTGGAGCAAGATCGAACTTGACAGCACCCGCCTTTATGCATTCTGGGAGAAATCACGCGATAAATACCGTTTTGAAAACCGTGTTGAGTTCGCTGAAATCTTTTCAAAGTCTGACTCGGTTATCAGCGTTTATCATCAGATGCTGAAGAACGGCGAGAACTTTGACTCGCTGGCGGCTAAGTTTACCGAACGCCCCGGTTTTAAGGAGAAAGCTGGCAGATTCCAGCTGCTGAACGTGAACTCATCACAGCAGTCAACTGAAGCCTGGAAGCTTTCTAATGAGGGCGAATTCAGTGCACCATTCCAGGTTACTGGCGGCTACTCGATTGTTAAGCTGATCAGAAAAGATCCTGCACGTGAAAAAACCTTTGAAGAAGCCCGTGCCGAAGTAAGCGGCGCTTTCCAGGAAGAAGAAAGCAAGCGTCTTGAGAGAAGTTATATTGAATCTCTTGAAAAAGATTTTAAACCGGTTAAACACTACGAAAAACTTGAATCTGCATTCAAAGGCAGTACTAACTAAGATAGCGGTTGCTTCTCTCCTTCTTTTCTCCCTTACCGGATGCGAAAAGAAAGAAGATGAAACCGGATATATCGCCCGGGTAAATGATTCGCGGCTGACAGAGTCTGAGCTGTCAGCCGTCATTGATACCTCCTCGGCAGGCAGGGCCGGCCGTGATGAATATATACGCTCATGGGTGGATGAGGAACTCCTGTTCCAGAAAGCGGAAAAAGCGGGTATAACAGGCGAGAAGGAATTTTCGCTGAAACTGAACAGGGCAAAGCGTCAGATGGCAGTGGCTATGTATCTGGAGAGTTACTTTGAGGATGCTTACCGGGAACCTTCGGAAGAAGAGCTCACGCTTTTTTACAGTTCGATGAAGGAAGCATTCCGGCTGAATAGCAGTGCCTATCTGTTTAACCGGGCAACCCTCAGTAATGAGGATGGGGCAGTGATGTTCAGGGAACGGCTGTTTAATGATTCCTGGGACCGCGTGGTAAAAACGTTCCCGAAACCTGCGTCAATTCTCTCTTCCCAGGTTGATGTTTTTGAGTATGATTTTGAAACATCGGACTTTCAGACCCAGAAATTTCTGGAAAATTTTTCTCCCGGTGAAATCAGCATGATTTTTTCAGCCCGTCCGGGGGAGTATACCATCCTTCAGCTAAAGGAAAAGTACCGGAGGAACGATGTGCCGCCGCTGAGCGTCATATCATCATTAGTTATAGAAATGTATAAAGATGCACAAAGAAAAATCCTTCTTAAAAAACTGATGGATGAACTTTACGCATCAGGTGATATTGAAATAAAATAAATTATCTATGAAAAAGTTACTGATTCTTCTCTTCCTCTCACTTGCAGCAAGTCTGCCGGCTCAGGATGTTATTGATAAAATTGTCGCTATTGTTGATAATGAAGTTATCCTCAAAAGCGAACTGGATTTCCAGGTTAATATGGTCGCAAATCAGCGCAAACTTGATCCCTCGAATCCAAATCTCCGTACACAGGTCCTGAATGCAATGATTGAGGAAAAGCTGTTGTATGCTCAGGCACTGCTTGATTCCATTGTGGTAAGCGAAGAAGAGGTTCGCCGCCAGATTGATTACCAGATTGAAACCATCATCTCGCAGGTTGGTTCAAAGGAAAAAGTTGAGCAGATGTATGGCATGACCATGGAAAAGATTCGCCGCGAAATCAGAGATAATGTCCGCAAGGAAATTCTGGTTAACCGGATGCAGGAAAAGAAGTTCGGCATGATCGAATCTTCCAGAAGAGAAGTTGAGGAGTTTTTTACAAAGTTCAAAGATAGTCTCGGGGTAATTCCGGAGAAGGTAAAACTCTCTCATATATTCCGCAATCCCCAGACCTCAGCCACTCTTAAACAGAAATACTTTGATCTGGCAAAAGCAATACTTGATTCCATCAAAGCCGGAGCGGATTTCTCCGAAATGGCGAAGAAATATTCTGAAGACCCCGGCAGTGCAGCAGCAGGCGGAGACCTTGGCTACGTAAAGCGCGGTGTGTTCTATCCTGAATTTGAATCAGCAGCTTTTGCACTTGAAGTAAACGAACTTTCTGATATTGTAGAATCACCAGTCGGATATCACATCATACAGCTTATGGACCGCCGCGGTGAATCTATAAGCACGCGCCACATCCTGATTAAGATTAAAGCGGACAGCGAGGCTGATCTTGATGCTATTGATTTTTTAACCTCTGTACGTGACAGTGTTCTCAAGGGACATGGTAAATTTTCCGATTTTGCCCGTAAGTATTCTGATGATCCTGAAACAAAAGATTTCGGCGGTGCATTAGGCACATTCTATATGGAGCAGCTTGATAAAAATCTTCTTGACATAGTAACCAAAACAAAAGAAGGTGACATCAGTTACCCGAAACGTATTAATGTCAGCCAGATTAACTACGGTTACCATATCGTCTGGATTGAGCAGAGGATTCCCCAGCATAAGCCCGATCTTGATATTGACTTCACCGATCTTAAAAAACTTTCTGATGAATATAAAAAGCAGCGTTTGTATGCTGAATTTGTGTCTGAACTGAAATCAAAAATCTTCTGGGAAATTAAAATCTGATGAACAGTAACCGCGGTGAGAGTATGCAGGATGATGTGAAACAGGCAGAGCGGCTTGCTGAGGCAGTCGCGTCCATAAAAAAAGAAATCGGAAAGGTTATCATAGGGCAGGAAGCGGTTATTGACCAGCTTCTTATCTCCATGCTCTGCAAAGGACATTGCCTGCTTGTAGGTGTTCCGGGACTGGCTAAA of Ignavibacteriales bacterium contains these proteins:
- a CDS encoding peptidylprolyl isomerase, with amino-acid sequence MPKLKRFIFLVLSGIILYGCSPEHSKIVVATYGDSQITMAEFEKAYAKNSGGTDKAKDDSLAAYKNFLDLYVNFSMKLKDAGRRGYDADKEMQAELLDYKKKVGVTYIQEKLLIEPKLLELYNMRKTEYKVSHIMIRPDSTGDEAARKKAEEVIAKYRAGQSFETLAEEYSDDTYSKKQGGDIYYITAGTIIPEFEDPVYETKVGEIYPSAVKTKYGYHIIKVTEIRERIPQVKASHIMVDFFDADGNADSAAAKAKIDSIYQLVLNGADFAELARQHSEDQGTARNGGDLGFFERRMMVKEFDETAFNLLPGQVSNVVKTGYGYHIITVTERKPYPTFEEDKENLKRIYKNTRYERDYSKLIADLKVKYNYTVNEAVVDEVAKKADSTRVNDEFRNADWPELKAKPILSFGTIQVSVNEFMETLMPLPEFANRLINRLLIEEGLRKFSGDRVIEIDALNLEQTNSDFADLMADYKNGIYIFKLQDQEVWSKIELDSTRLYAFWEKSRDKYRFENRVEFAEIFSKSDSVISVYHQMLKNGENFDSLAAKFTERPGFKEKAGRFQLLNVNSSQQSTEAWKLSNEGEFSAPFQVTGGYSIVKLIRKDPAREKTFEEARAEVSGAFQEEESKRLERSYIESLEKDFKPVKHYEKLESAFKGSTN
- a CDS encoding peptidylprolyl isomerase, with protein sequence MKKLLILLFLSLAASLPAQDVIDKIVAIVDNEVILKSELDFQVNMVANQRKLDPSNPNLRTQVLNAMIEEKLLYAQALLDSIVVSEEEVRRQIDYQIETIISQVGSKEKVEQMYGMTMEKIRREIRDNVRKEILVNRMQEKKFGMIESSRREVEEFFTKFKDSLGVIPEKVKLSHIFRNPQTSATLKQKYFDLAKAILDSIKAGADFSEMAKKYSEDPGSAAAGGDLGYVKRGVFYPEFESAAFALEVNELSDIVESPVGYHIIQLMDRRGESISTRHILIKIKADSEADLDAIDFLTSVRDSVLKGHGKFSDFARKYSDDPETKDFGGALGTFYMEQLDKNLLDIVTKTKEGDISYPKRINVSQINYGYHIVWIEQRIPQHKPDLDIDFTDLKKLSDEYKKQRLYAEFVSELKSKIFWEIKI